The Corallococcus silvisoli genome has a segment encoding these proteins:
- a CDS encoding dioxygenase family protein: MKSESPQDPSLKVITRRSILRGIGLSLAAVPVAKLLVACGGEDAPVDPGGATDAGVTDAGFTDPGVWATGGTAAMTAAASYPDPFASGLGTVCNLTCEATLGPCYATTVARKDISEGHDGLPVRLSFLIVNENCVPVPNATVDIWHAAPEGLYSGEDASDFCTSGDAVARAARWFRGVQTTDANGRVDFDTCFPGWYSSRTIHIHFTVRVGGQEFVTSQLFFDDTVNDDIVNTQPLYNTRGPRDTTNANDNVVSADSVGNYLFTTQRMADGAMLASKTLVIRSSLDSAQCAIPGGGGGGGGPPPGGDGGMGPPPGFDGGMGPPPPGFDGGMP, from the coding sequence TGTCGCTGGCCGCGGTCCCCGTGGCGAAGCTGCTCGTCGCCTGCGGTGGCGAGGACGCTCCGGTGGACCCCGGTGGCGCGACCGACGCGGGCGTCACCGACGCCGGCTTCACCGACCCGGGCGTCTGGGCCACCGGCGGCACCGCGGCGATGACGGCCGCCGCCAGCTACCCGGATCCGTTCGCGTCGGGGCTGGGCACGGTGTGCAACCTCACCTGCGAGGCCACTCTGGGCCCCTGCTACGCGACCACCGTGGCGCGCAAGGACATCAGCGAGGGCCATGACGGCCTCCCGGTGCGCCTGTCCTTCCTCATCGTCAACGAGAACTGCGTCCCCGTGCCCAACGCCACGGTGGACATCTGGCACGCGGCGCCGGAAGGGCTCTACTCCGGCGAGGACGCCAGCGACTTCTGCACCTCCGGGGACGCGGTGGCCCGCGCGGCGCGGTGGTTCCGCGGCGTGCAGACCACGGACGCGAACGGGCGCGTGGACTTCGACACGTGCTTCCCCGGTTGGTACAGCAGCCGCACCATCCACATCCACTTCACGGTTCGCGTGGGCGGCCAGGAGTTCGTCACGTCGCAGCTGTTCTTCGACGACACCGTCAACGACGACATCGTCAACACGCAGCCGCTCTACAATACGCGCGGCCCCCGGGACACGACCAACGCCAACGACAACGTCGTGTCCGCGGACAGCGTGGGCAACTACCTCTTCACCACCCAGCGCATGGCGGATGGCGCGATGCTGGCATCCAAGACGCTGGTCATCCGCTCGTCGCTCGACAGCGCGCAGTGCGCCATCCCGGGGGGCGGCGGGGGAGGCGGCGGTCCCCCGCCGGGCGGCGACGGAGGCATGGGGCCTCCGCCGGGCTTCGATGGGGGCATGGGGCCTCCTCCGCCGGGCTTCGATGGCGGGATGCCGTGA